CATATTTCTGATCTCCCCTTATAAAGTCAAAAAGTCTTATAAAGATTATATCGGAAAATAGGGAACCGACTTGTATGTATTCTTGTATTCTTCATGACGAAAGGGGGGGCTTAATTAGCAACCTGCGCATTCGAATGTTCTTCATCCGTAGACAACAAACAAAAAAACGGCTGTACAGGCTTACACCTGCACAGCCGTTTCATTTTATTAACGATTCAAGAGGCTTCCCACATACCGCAGCAGCTCGTTTGCGCACACCGGGCAGTAGCCGTGTTCGTCAATTAACCGTTTGGTCACTTCATTAATTCGCTTCAGTTGGCTTTCATCCGGCGTTTTGGTGGAAGTCGTAATTTTCACGATATCCTTCAGGTCGGTGAACAGCTTTTTCTCAACAGCCTCGCGCAAACGTTCATGGCTTGTGAAATCGAATTTCTTCCCTTTACGCGAGTACGAAGAGATCCGGATCAAAATTTCTTCGCGGAACGCTTTTTTCGCATTCTCGGATACGCCGATCTGCTCTTCAATTGACCGCATCAGGCGCTCATCCGGATCCATCTCTTCGCCGGTAAGCGGATCTTTGATTTTGGTCCAGTTGCAATAGGATTCAATGTTATCGAGATAATTCTCAAACAAGGTCCGGGCGGACTCTTCAAAGGAATAGACGAATGCCTTCTGAATTTCCTTCTTGGCCAGGTTATCGTACTCCTTGCGCGCTACCGAGATGAAGTTTAGATATCTTTCCCGCTCCTCCTTCGTAATCGAAGGATGCTGGTCAAGGCCGTCCTTCAGTGCCCGCAGCACGTCGAGAGCATTAATACAATGCATATCCTGCTTGATGAGTGCGCTCGATATCCGGTTAATGACATAACGAGGGTCAATGCCGGACATCCCTTCCTCAATATACTCGTTCTGCATTTCCTTCAGATCGGCTTCCTTGAAGCCTTCAACCTCTTCTCCATCGTACATTCTCATCTTCTTCACAAGGTCCATGCCCTGCTTTTTCGTTTCCTTGAGGCGGGTAAGTATGGAGAAGATGGCTGCCGATTTCAGAGAATGCGGTGCGATGTGAATATGCTTCATATCGCTTTGGCCGATCAGCTTCGTGTAGATCTTCTCTTCCTCGGATACTTTGAGGTTGTATGGAATCGGCATTACAATCATACGCGATTGAAGCGCCTCGTTTTTCTTATTGCTGATAAACGACTTGTACTCGGATTCGTTCGTATGGGCGATAATCAGTTCGTCGGCTGATATAAGCGCAAACCTGCCCGCCTTGAAATTCCCCTCCTGCGTCAGCGATAGCAGGTTCCATAGGAACTTCTCGTCGCATTTCAGCATCTCCTGGAATTCCATCAGACCACGGTTCGCCTTGTTCAGCTCGCCGTCGAAGCGGTACGCGCGCGGATCGGATTCCGAACCAAACTCCGTAATCGTCGAGAAATCGATACTGCCCGTCAAGTCGGCAATATCCTGGGACTTCGGATCGGAAGGGCTGAACGTACCAATACCTACCCGATTTTCCTCCGACACAAGCACACGTTCAACGATTACATTCTCAATATCTCCATCGTATTCAACCCGAAGCCTCATTTGGCAAGAAGGGCATAGATTGCCTTCAATACGGACACCAAGCTCCTTCTCAATTTCTGGACGAAGCTCATGCGGGATCAAGTGCAACGGTTCTTCATGCATCGGGCAGCCTTTAATGGCGTAAGTAGCGCCTTTCTCCGTTCTGGAGAAACGCTCCAGCCCTTTCTTCAGCATCGTTACAATCGTTGATTTCCCGCCGCTGACCGGTCCCATTAGGAGCAGGATCCGTTTACGGACATCCAGCCTTCTTGCCGCCGAGTGGAAGTATTCCTCCACAAGCTTCTCTACGGCGCGGTCGAGACCGAAAATTTCTTGTTCGAAGAACTTATAACGCTTCCTTCCGTTATCGTCCTCTACCCCAAAAGAATCAATCATCTCATAGACGCGCGCGTGCGCAGTCATGGCCGGGGTCGGGTCCTCTCTAAGCAGTTCAATATATTCTTTGAAAGATCCCGTCCACGCAAGCTTCTCACTCTCTGTCTGATACTCCGATATTCGCTTGAAAATGTCCATGCCGTGCCTCCTCCCATCGCTTCCGCAATCCGCTAGTTTTCACTCCGCCCGGGATTATCTCTACATCATTGATCGTGTGGACCAACTTTTTACTGAAGTATTACAATCCTATGCTTAGTTATGTAGGAAATTGACCACTATTTTAGTCGGCAATCCGGCAAATAACGACAAGCATTTGCTATAATGATGGGAGAAAGAGGGGAATTAACATGGCAGTTAACAAGGAAGAGGAGCTGTACAGCCCCATCAAGGCCTACTACGAAAAGCTAGGTTTTACGGTAAAAAGCGAGGTTCTCCACTGCGATTTGGTTGCAATGAAACCGGATGGAAGCGAGGCGGTTGTTGTCGAAATGAAAAAAACGTTCAATCTCGCTTTGCTGCTGCAAGGGATTGAACGTTTACGCATAAATGATCATGTTGTACTTGCCGTTGAGCGCAACCGCAAGAAAAGCGGCGCCCACAATCAGCGCTTCAGCGATATTACGGAGCTGTGCCGGATGCTTGGACTCGGCCTGATGACCGTCACCATCTTCAAGACTAAGGCGCCGCTGATCGAAATGCTGTGCGAGCCCGGCGAGATGCCAAAGCGCGGCATCCGAAGAACCCGCCAGGCACGGCTCCTCAGGGAGTTCCGGGAACGGAGCGGAGATTACAATGTAGGCGGCAGCACCGGCCGCAAGCTCGTCACCGCCTATCGGGAGAAGGCGCTACGGGCAGCTTATGCCATGCAGCAAGCCGGCATCCTGTCGCCAAGCCAGCTGGCGTCGCTGACGGGCAATCCGCAAAGCGCCTCCATGCTGCGCAGCAATTATTATAGCTGGTTCGAGAAGGTTGGGCGCGGCCAATACCAACTAACGGCAGCCGGAGCCTTGGCCTTAGCCGAATACGATGAGGTGATCGCCGAATGGAAAGCAACCTTCACTCTTCCGCCCGAACCCGAGCCAAAACCAGCAAAAGCACCAAAATCAAATGCCCCCAAAGCTTCCAAAGCTTCCAAAGGGAAGACGTCCAAACGCGTAAAGGAACCTCCTTTTAGCTACGAGCCGTAAACTCTCGGATCGCTTCCGCCAGGCGTGCAACGCCAAGCACCGTTTTTTCACCTTTATTATGGGTGAAATTAAGCCGGGCGGTGTTCCTTTTTGGATCATAAGCATAAAAAGCGCTGCCCGGCACAAAAGCTACGCCCTTCGATACCGCAACCCGCAGCAGCGCTTCCGCATCCAGTCCCTCGGGAAGCTCCACCCAAAGGAACATGCCGCCTTTCGGCTCAATCCAATGCATTCCTTCGATTTTTTGCGCCTTGATCAGGTTTTGCATCTCCCGCATCCGATCCCCGTAGGATTCCGAAATAATACGGATATGCTCGTCGAGCGGGAAATGCGCAAGCAGCTGGCTCAAGATCTGCTGATCCATCGTGCTGGACTGCAGGTCGGCCGCTTGCTTCGCTTTTGCAAGCATCTTGATCACCCGGGTATCGCCGATCGCCCAGCCGGTACGGAGTGCGGGAGCTACGATTTTCGAGAAGGTGCTTGTATAAATAACAACGCCGCTTCCAAACTGCTGCTGGTCAAGCGCAAACAGGGTTGGGTAAGCCGCATTTTCATCGTATTTCAGCTCGCCGTAAGGATCATCTTCAATAATAGGCACTTGATGGCCGGCGCAAATTCGCAGGATCTCCTGCCTTCTTTCCATGCTCCAGACATTGCCCGTCGGATTTCCAAAGGTCGGCACGGCATAAATAAACTTTGGCTTATGCTGGCGGACCAGTCGTTCCACATCCTCAGGAATCATGCCATGCTCATCGCTTTCGGCCGCAACAACCTTTAGACCATGCAGCTCAAATACTTGCAGGCAGGCCAAATAGGTTGGCCGTTCAACAATTACCGTATCCCCCGGCTCAGTGAGAACCTGGACAAGCAGGCTGATCGCCTGCTGGGAGCCTGTCGTGATAATCATCTCATCCGGCTGCACGTTCATCCCCTTCTGGGCCATGCGGACGCAAAGCTGCTCGCGAAGCGGCAGATAACCTTCAGTAAGTCCGTACTGCAATGCGCTTGTACCCGCTGAAATAGCACGATCCGCAGCTTCCCTGACAGCCTGTACCGGAAAAAGTTCTTCCGCCGGCAGGCCGCCGGCAAAGGATACGATATCGTTGCCTTGCGTCAGCTTAAGAATATCCCTCACGACGGAAGACTTAACCTGCGTCATTCTTGATGCAAAGCGAAATTCCATATTTCCTTCTCCTCCCGCAATAAAAAACCATGATTTGTACTGTCACTATTGTCGCATAATAAAAAGAATACGTGCAAACTTAAACGTTTTCTTTTCCCTAATACTTGGTTATAATGAAGCTAGCATATCGGAGGTGCACAAAATGTCTATTACTTTCGTTATTGTTATGACAGTCTTTATTTTGTTCCTGACTGCCATCTTGACGTCTTCGTACAACGACGACAAGACCAAAGGCCTTTAAAAAACAAAAAAAGAAGCTTCCCTTGTTTACAGGAGGAGCTTCTTTTTTTTGAATTCGTATGTTTGTAGTAGTGCATTATGGATGATAATCCGATTAACGGTTGAGAAGCTGCCCCATTTCATTCATGCACGGCTCGCACAAATAACGGTCCTTGAATTCCTTCACTTCTTCCATTGATCCGCAGAACACGCATCTTGGACGGTAACGCTCCAAAATAATATGGTCGCCTTGCACTAAAATCTCTACAGGATCCCCCTCATTCATCTGATACCGTTTACGAAGTGATTTAGGAAGGACGATTCGTCCGAGTTGGTCCACCTTTCTAACCACACCTGCTGGTTTCATCTTTTCACCTCTTTATGACTGTATTTGCAAGCTAACGTTGTGAAACATAGCACAGTAGACTTTCGATGGCCTTTATCGAATTCCTTCCCATACAAGGATAGTCCTTAATATTATGTAAATTCAGTCCATTCCCGGGAACTTATTCTGGCGTAAAGCCTCATACACAATAATAGCGGCCGAGTTCGAAAGATTCAGCGACCGGACATCCCCTGTCATCGGCATCCGCATGCAAGTATCCAGATTCGCATCAATCAGCTCTTGCGGAAGGCCTTTTGTTTCCTTTCCGAATACGAAGAAATCTCCGTCCCGAAAGTCAAACTCCGTATACACTTTTGTAGCTCTTGTGCTTGCATAAAAGAATCTTCCGTTTGGATTTGCATCCTGCAGCTCCTTGAAGGAATCATGATATTCCACATGAACGGCATGCCAATAATCCAGTCCGGCACGCTTAAGAGTGCGGTCATCGGTCTGGAAACCAAGGGGGCGTACAAGATGAAGATGCGCGCCTGTTGCGGCGCAAGTCCGGGCGATATTGCCCGTGTTAGCAGGAATTTCAGGTTCAACCAAAACAATATGGAAAGCCATAACTGTACCAACCTCACATTCTATGTCATTATACACGAAACACTGCGTTCCCGCACCAGTGCCAAAGAGGCAATTTTTACATTAGGTTAACGTACTCTTAATCTCCGCATAAATGTCTTCCGCCATAATGAAAACATCTTGTAGGAGGCAAAAGGAGAATAGATACGATGAAAAAGAAAATATTGGTCGTTGATGATGAGCCGTCCATCTCCATGCTAATCGAATTTAATTTAAAGCTCGCCGGTTATGATGTCCGGTGTGTAAGCGATGGCGAGGCCGTATTCGAGATGTTAAAGCCATTCCGTCCTGACCTGATCGTACTCGACTTGATGCTTCCGAAAATGGATGGCATCCAAGTATGCCGTGAACTGCGCAAGCAGAGCAATGCGGTACCAATCGTTATGCTGACTGCCTTGCAGGACGTCACGGACAAAATCGCCGGGCTTGATAACGGGGCCGATGATTATATGACGAAGCCATTTAGCCCGCAAGAGCTGATCTCCCGTATCCAGGCGATTTTCCGCCGTATTCAGACCCTTCCGGGTCAAGCTGAATCAACGACATTCGATATTGGCAGATTGACGGTACGCGCCGAACAGCGCGAAGTGCTGATTGATGGCCGGACGATTGAACTGACTCCAAAGGAATTCGAGCTTCTTCTCTTCTTATGCAAGCATAGAGGCAAAGTATTAAGCCGTCAGCAGCTGCTTCACGGGGTATGGGATTACCACTTCCTCGGCGATACGCGAATCGTTGACGTTCATATCAGCCATCTTCGAGATAAAATCGAGCAAAACGCAAGAACGCCAGAGTACATTATGACGGTCCGCAATGTCGGCTACAAGCTTCACGCCCCTAATATGGCCGATTCGTCACTGGCATAAACACCTTTAACAATGAAGACCGCCTTTCCGATTACGGAAATGGCGGTCTTTGTCAACTTTCTTAACCGTTACGGCGCTGGAAGTCAGCCATAAAATCAGCAAGCGCTTTGCAGCTCTCGTGAGGAACGGCGTTGTACGTCGAAGCGCGCAGACCGCCAACATCGCGGTGGCCCTTCAGGCCAACAAAACCATTTTGCTCCGATTCTTTCACGAATTGCTTCTCCAGCTCTTCGTTTTGCATACGGAAAGTGATGTTCATAAGCGAACGGCTGTCTTGATGAGCGCATCCAACGTAATAACCGTTGCTTTGATCGATCGCGTCATAGATCAGCTTTGTTTTATCGCGGTTGAGCTGCTCCATCGCAGCGACTCCGCCGTTGCCCTTGATCCATTTCAGAACCAGGTTAACCATATATACCGAGAAGGATGGCGGCGTATTGTAAAGCGACTTGTTCTTCGCATGCGTGTCATAGCGGAAGATAGCCGGAATGTTCTTCGGGCTTTCTTGAACCAGGTCATCGCGTACGATTACAACCGTAACACCGGATGGACCAAGATTTTTTTGCGCGCCGGCATAGATAAGACCAAATTTGCTAATATCAATAGGACGGCTCAAAATATCGCTGGACATATCGGCTACAAGCGGTACATTGCCAAGATTCGTCGGGAACTCCTGGAACTGTACGCCTCCGATTGTTTCATTAGATGTAAGATGAAGGTAAGAAGCATTCTCCGGCACAACAATTTCGTTCATGCTTGGCATACGCATGAAATTGTCGTTTTCTGACGATGCGGCAATAACCGTCTCGCCAATCAGCTTCGCTTCCTTAATGGCTTTGTCAGCCCAAGCGCCAGTCTTAACGTAAGCGGCAGGACGGCCCGCGGAAAGCAGGTTCATTGGAATCATGGCAAACTGCTGGCTAGCGCCGCCTTGCAGGAAAAGAACATGATAGTTATCCGGAATACCGAACAATTCGCGCATGAGGGCTTGTGAATCATTGTTCACTTGCTCATAAAGCGCGCTGCGGTGGGACATTTCCATGATGGACATCCCCGCGCCCTGATATTCGACAAATTGCTCTTGCGCCTGCTGCAGCACCTCAAGCGGTAAAGCGGCTGGTCCTGCATTGAAATTATAGGCTCGTTTCATTTCCGTTACCCACCTTTTGTTTTTGTTAAACATCTCACATGATATTGATTATGATAGCAATTTTACCGGCTCTCTTCAAGTACATTTACATAATGTTAGTGACAAAAAGTCGAACGGAGATTATTAACATGGCAGATAATATTCGGATTTTCACCGCAATATCCATTCCAGCAAACATTACCGGACAAATCGTTAGCCATTTGCCCGATTGGAAGAATCAGCTCTCTTTTCGGAAATGGGTGGATCCCCGGGACCTGCATATTACGCTTCATTTTATCGGAGACATGCCGGTTTCCTCTATTCCCACCATACAGGCCGCGATGCAGGAAACTGCTTCCCGCTCATCATCCTTCTCATTAGAGCTGTCGAAACTTGACTGCTTTGGACGCGAGGAACGGCCCTCCGTATTATGGCTCGGCATAAAACAATTGCCCGCTGAGCTCCTTGGGCTCCATCAATTGCTTGGCCAATCGCTTCATTCGGGTATTGGCTATTCGCCGGAGACCCGTCCTTACCGCCCTCACGTTACCTTAGCGCGGAAATATTCCGCTGATGAACCATGTACAGCCGGGAAGCTTGAGGAGCTTTCCAGCCCCCTTCTACAGCATCAGACAGCCTTCGACATAACCGGCATAACTCTATACCGTACCCGATTAGGCGAAAGACCTATGTACGAACCAATTGCGTCCGCACAATTCGACAAATGAAAAGCGGACTCCCGCCAAGGGAGTCCGCTTGAATAAATGCGTTACGAATTAGCAGCCGAAATACAGGCTGTACTCGTGTGGATGAATACGGATCGATACCGCTTTAGCTTCGCTGCGTTTAACGGCAACATAGTTAGCGATGAAGTCTTCCGTGAATACGCCGCTTTCAGTCAAGAAAGTAGAATCTGCTTCGAGAGCATCAAGCGCTTCGTCGAGTGTACCAGGTACGCTGCGGATTTCTTTTTTCTCTTCTTCCGGCAGTTCGTAAATGTTTTTGTCGAATGGGCCATAGCCCAGAGCAACAGGATCCAGTTTACGTTTGATGCCGTCCAGACCAGCAAGCAGCATAGCTGCGAATGCCAGGTAAGGGTTAGCCGTGGAGTCCGGAGTACGGAACTCGATACGACAGCCTTTAGGCGTAACCGAAGCGATTGGAATACGAACTGCAGCCGAACGGTTACCTTTCGAGAATACAAGGTTAACCGGAGCTTCGTAACCAGGAACCAGACGTTTGAACGAGTTTGTCGATGGATTCGTCAAAGCGATCAGTGCTGGAGCATGGTGCAGAACGCCACCGATGTAGTTCATAGCGAGTGGGCTCAGGTTACCGTAAGCACCTTTTTCGTAGAACATAGGAGCGTCGCCATCGAAGATGGACATATGCACGTGCATACCGGAACCGTTATCGCCGAACAATGGTTTTGGCATGAAAGTAGCCACTTTGCCGTATTGGCGAGCTGTGTTATGAACGATATATTTGTACAGCATCAGGTTGTCAGCTGTTTTCGTCAATGTGTCGAAACGGAAGTTGATTTCTGCTTGACCAGCAGTTGCAACTTCATGGTGATGACGTTCAACGCGAAGGCCAACTTCTTGCATCAGGCGAACCATTTCGCTGCGGATGTCTTGTTGTTGGTCAACCGGAGCAACTGGCACGTAGCCGCCTTTTACAGGAACTTTAAAGCCAAGGTTTCCGCCTTCTTCTTTACGGTTTGTGTTCCAACCCGCTTCTTCGGAATCAACGTAGAAGGAAGAAGAATTCATTGTGCTCTCGTAGCGAACTTCGTCGAAGATGAAGAATTCGGACTCAGGCGCGAAGAATGCAGTAGTACCGATACCTGTTGTTTGCAGGTATTCTTCCGCTTTTTGAGCGATGCTGCGTGGGTCACGCTCATAACGCTCGCCGTCCGGTGTATGAATGTTACACATAATGTTCAGTGTAGGATGATCTGTGAAAGGATCAACGAATGCTGCATCAGTATCTGGCATCATTACCATGTCAGATTCTTCAATACCACGGAAACCTGGGATCGAGGAACCGTCAAAAGCTACACCGTTTACGAAAGTATCAGCGTCAACTTCTGTCGAAGGAAGAGTAATGTGGTGCGCACGACCAGCGAGATCCACGAAGCGGAAATCTACAAACTGGATGTTGTTTTCTTGAATTTGTTCCAAAACTTTTTGAACTGACATCAGATATTTCCTCCATTTCCGAACATTTGCATAGTGGTGAACAGTTATTGTTCAAGTTTCGTGTTAAACTATGAGGTAATTATAAGACTACGTTTTGGCATCGTCAATACTTATGTCAGGTATTTTTTATTCATATGTGAGGTATACTTACAAGTTTAAACATTTGTTCACAATTAAGCCTTTACATTCGATCAGAAAAGCCGGGAAGCCTTGTGTATCAAGGCTTCCCGGCTTTTCACATTTTAAATCTGGATTAAATTTTCCATTCCGCAAAAGCGGCTGCAGGTTCTTTGGGAGTGTTAAATTGCTTGCCAACGATTGGCGCGAGCTTTTCTAAATCCTTTAATAAATTAGCGAATTGGTCAGGGAACAAGGATTGTACACCGTCACCTGTCATCGAATTATCCGGATCTGTGTGCATTTCGACGATCAGACCGTTCGCCCCTGCCGCAACGGAAGCCTTGGACATCGGTTCTACCAATTCGCGGCGGCCTGTACCGTGGCTTGGGTCCGAAATGACCGGAAGATGGCTAAGCCCTTGCAGAACCGGAATCGCGGACAAGTCGAGCGTGTTTCTTGTGTAAGTTTCGAACGTTCGGATTCCGCGCTCACATAACATAACATTCGGATTTCCGCCTGCGAGAATGTATTCCGCCGCGTTCAGGAATTCGTCATACGTTGAGCTGAAACCGCGCTTCAGCAATACCGGAGTCTGAATCGTGCCAAGCTTGCGGAGCAAGTCGAAGTTCTGCATATTGCGTGTTCCGACTTGAAGGATATCGGCATGTTCGGCGCATACATCAACATACTCTGGTGTCATGACTTCCGTAATCGTGAGCAGGCCATGCTTCTTGCCCGCTTCCGCCATCATGATCAAACCTTCCACGCCAACGCCTTGGAAGCTGTATGGACCCGTACGAGGCTTAAACGCACCGCCGCGGAGCACCTGTCCGCCGGCTGCTTTGACAATGCGGGCGATCTCATCGATCTGCTCCGGAGATTCAACCGCGCAAGGGCCGCCCATAATAACGAGGTTGTCGCCGCCAATCTTAACGCCTTTAATGTCGATGACGGTATCGTCCGGATGGAAGTCCCGGCTCGCCAGCTTGTAGGACTTCGAAATCTTGATCACGTTCTCTACGCCTTTCATTTGGCGGAGATGCTCGGCTAGCGTCGGTTCCGCTTTGCCGATAATTCCGATAACCGTACGGTCAGTCCCTCTTGATACATGGGCCTGCACGCCCGCTCTTTCAATATGGTTCACAATTTCTTGAATACGCTCTTCAGCAATATGTGGGCTAGTAATTACGATCATGTCCATCTCTCCTTTTTCACTTCAACGCTTATACGCTTTTACGCTTTGCGGCTTTTATGCTTTTACTTGTTAAAGCAAATATACACGATGGACTCTTGTTTCGTCAATTATTATTTTTGAAGCGTGCTTGGTGTAGAAGGCAACTGCGGAAATGAATGTTCTTACGATCGCTGTGCTCGCTAGATTCCCTGAATTTTCTATTATAAAGTTGGAATCTATCTCACAAGGCGACCGCTCCGCTTCTCCAGAACATTCATTTCCTCCGTTGCGGCTCTGCCCGGATATTTTCAAAACAATAAAAAACTCAACCTAAGAGTCCGGAGAGCCAGACAAAAAGGTTGAGTTTTTGGTTAAGCTTCAGCTGTGCTGGAAGCCGATTTGGTACGGATCGTTGGAAGAAGCTTGTTCTTGTTGACCGTGCGCTTAATCTCCCACGTGGAAGGGTCGTTATGGTCGTATTGCTCCAAATACGCGATAACTTCTTTTGTAATCGGAGTCGGAGTCGACGCGCCGGAAGTTACGGCAACGCGATCAACACCCTTTAACCACTCCTGCTCGATCTCCGATACGTCGGATACGCGATAGGCCGGTACGCCCGCGATCTCCTGGGATACCTGGGCTAGGCGGTTGGAGTTGTTGCTCCGCGGATCGCCAACAACGATACATAGCTGCGCCTGTCCGGCTTGCTCCGCTACCGCTTCCTGGCGTACTTGCGTAGCCAAGCAGATCTCGTTATGAATTTCCGCCCTTGGATACGTCTCCAGAAGCTTGCTTATAATATGACGGATATCCCATTGCGACATCGTGGTCTGATTCGTAATGATAATACGGCCTTCAGGCACGTTAAGCTTGGAAATATCCTCGACGCGCTCAATTAGATGAACGCGGTCCGGTGCCACGCCAATAGCGCCTTCCGGCTCCGGATGGCCTTTTTTGCCAATATAGATAATATGATAGTCCTCGGCGACTTTCTCACGAATCAAATCATGCGTTTTGGTTACATCCGGACAAGTCGCGTCCACAACGGTCAGGCCTTTCTCGCGCGCACGGTTGCGGACCTCGGGGGATACCCCATGGGCCGTAAAGATAACGGTACCGCTCTCCACCTGCTCCAGGATCTCCAGACGGTTTTCCCCGTCAAGCGTAATGATACCCTCTTGCTCGAAAGCCTCGGTTACATGCGCATTATGAACAATCATGCCAAGAATATAAATCGGACGCGGAAGGTCCAGGTTTTTGGCGGTTTGCAGCGCTAGCACCATGGCGTCTACAACGCCATAGCAATAGCCGCGCGGCGATATTTTAACAATTTCCACTTGTTGCACCTGCTTTCTGAATAACGAAGGTTAGTCTTCGATTCGATCGGTTCCTTCTATTATAATCGAAGCAGGCTGGGGGGAAAAGTCTATTGGCAGCCAAATGACAAACGTGGACCCTTCTTCCTCCATCGTTGTCACCTCAATCGAGCCGCGGTGCTCATCGATAATCCATTTGGCAATGGACAGACCAAGCCCCGTGCCAACCGTCTTGCCGCGCGATTCGTCGGCCCGGTAGAACCGGTCGAAGATATGCGGAACTTCATTTGGATTCATGCCGATTCCGGTATCTTTAATTATTATGCCAAGCTGGTTCTCCCGGCGTGTCGCCGACATCTCGATCCAGCCGCTTGGCGTGTATTTGAACGCGTTCTCTATGAAAATAAACAGCAGCTGCTGCAAATAATCCGCATTCCCGTGTACCTGGTATCCGTCCAGCGCAGTCAAATCCCCAATCCGCCATTCCGCGTTGCGAGGCAAGAGGCTCGCTCTACGGCCTACTTCTTCCACAATCGGCAGCATAGGCTGCGTTGTTTTTTCCATCTCGTAGCCCGCATCGGCTCTTGCCAGAGCAAGAAGGTCGTTAACGAGAGTGGACATCCGCCGCGCCTCCGCCGCAATATCCTGCATGGCTTCGTTAGACAGCTCATAGCGTTGGCTATCCAACGCCAGTACAATATCTCCCGCTTCATCCGGCTCAAGCGTCTTGGACCACATCCGCTGCAGCAGTTCAATATTGCCGCGAATCGTCGTCAGTGGAGTACGCAGCTCATGTGACGCATCCGAAACAAACCTTCGCTGCGCTTTATAGGATTCGTCCAGTCCGTTATACGCCATCTCGATGCGGGATAGCATAATATTAAGGGTGTAGACCAAATGCCCAATCTCATCCTTTGGACCTTCAATCGGAATCCGTACGCTCAAATCGGAACCGCTCTGAATTTGCTCGGTGCTGCGGATAACCCGTTCGATTGGCTGCAAGGCTTTTCGTGCCATAAACAGACCCACCGTGAAGGCGATTAACAAGCAAATCACCGACGACATAATAAGAATGATACGTAATCCCGCCAAGTAATTCTCTTCGCTCGCAACTACCGTACCAACCTGAAGAAGGCCAATTAAGCTTGAATCCGTATTGTTGCGAATAGGTACCTGGTAGATCAGAAAAGCAACTTCTCTTTCGTTGGTCTTTAATACCGCTTTTTTATAGCCGTAATCCGGCTTGGACTTTGCTTCCGGGATAGGAAATTTGATGCCGTTTACCTGAAGCTCGCCGGAGGCTTTAATAACGCCTTCTTTATAATTGACTAATTGCACATAAAAATCTTTCTCGTAAAACGGGGAATTCCTCTTAATGTTCAGGTCAATCTGATT
This region of Paenibacillus sp. JDR-2 genomic DNA includes:
- a CDS encoding sensor histidine kinase, producing MTIRLRLTLWFSGILAAALIVLCVAIYFFVNMNTYSDTKEQLRDQAESYDIVKYENGLNQIDLNIKRNSPFYEKDFYVQLVNYKEGVIKASGELQVNGIKFPIPEAKSKPDYGYKKAVLKTNEREVAFLIYQVPIRNNTDSSLIGLLQVGTVVASEENYLAGLRIILIMSSVICLLIAFTVGLFMARKALQPIERVIRSTEQIQSGSDLSVRIPIEGPKDEIGHLVYTLNIMLSRIEMAYNGLDESYKAQRRFVSDASHELRTPLTTIRGNIELLQRMWSKTLEPDEAGDIVLALDSQRYELSNEAMQDIAAEARRMSTLVNDLLALARADAGYEMEKTTQPMLPIVEEVGRRASLLPRNAEWRIGDLTALDGYQVHGNADYLQQLLFIFIENAFKYTPSGWIEMSATRRENQLGIIIKDTGIGMNPNEVPHIFDRFYRADESRGKTVGTGLGLSIAKWIIDEHRGSIEVTTMEEEGSTFVIWLPIDFSPQPASIIIEGTDRIED